A single genomic interval of Camelus ferus isolate YT-003-E chromosome 24, BCGSAC_Cfer_1.0, whole genome shotgun sequence harbors:
- the LOC102510666 gene encoding myosin regulatory light chain 12B has product MSSKKAKTKTTKKRPQRATSNVFAMFDQSQIQEFKEAFNMIDQNRDGFIDKEDLHDMLASLGKNPTDAYLDAMMNEAPGPINFTMFLTMFGEKLNGTDPEDVIRNAFACFDEEATGTIQEDYLRELLTTMGDRFTDEEVDELYREAPIDKKGNFNYIEFTRILKHGAKDKDD; this is encoded by the exons ATGTCGAGCAAAAAGGCAAAGACCAAGACCACCAAGAAGCGCCCCCAGCGCGCAACTTCCAACGTGTTCGCCATGTTTGACCAGTCACAGATTCAGGAGTTCAAGGAGGCCTTCAACATGATAGATCAGAACAGAGACGGTTTCATCGACAAGGAGGATCTGCATGATATGCTTGCTTCTCTAG GGAAGAACCCAACTGACGCATACCTGGACGCCATGATGAATGAGGCGCCGGGGCCCATAAACTTCACCATGTTCCTCACCATGTTCGGCGAGAAGCTGAATGGCACCGACCCCGAGGATGTCATCAGAAACGCTTTCGCCTGCTTCGACGAAGAGGCAACCG GCACCATTCAGGAGGATTACCTGAGGGAGCTGCTGACGACCATGGGTGATCGGTTCACAGACGAGGAGGTGGACGAGCTGTACAGGGAAGCGCCTATTGACAAAAAGGGGAATTTCAATTACATTGAGTTCACGCGCATCCTTAAACATGGAGCAAAAGACAAAGACGATTGA
- the LOC102511070 gene encoding myosin regulatory light polypeptide 9 isoform X1, producing MDLTATMSSKRAKTKTTKKRPQRATSNVFAMFDQSQIQEFKEAFNMIDQNRDGFIDKEDLHDMLASLGKNPTDEYLDAMMNEAPGPINFTMFLTMFGEKLNGTDPEDVIRNAFACFDEEATGTIQEDYLRELLTTMGDRFTDEEVDELYREAPIDKKGNFNYIEFTRILKHGAKDKDD from the exons ATG GATTTAACCGCCACCATGTCGAGCAAAAGAGCAAAGACCAAGACCACCAAGAAGCGCCCCCAGCGCGCAACTTCCAACGTGTTCGCCATGTTTGACCAGTCACAGATTCAGGAGTTCAAGGAGGCCTTCAACATGATAGATCAGAACAGAGACGGTTTCATCGACAAGGAGGATCTGCATGATATGCTTGCCTCCTTGG gaaaaaatcCAACCGATGAGTATCTGGACGCCATGATGAATGAGGCTCCAGGCCCCATAAATTTCACCATGTTTCTCACAATGTTTGGTGAAAAGTTAAATGGCACAGATCCAGAAGATGTCATCAGAAACGCTTTTGCTTGCTTTGATGAAGAAGCAACTG GCACCATTCAGGAGGATTACCTGAGGGAGCTGCTGACGACCATGGGCGATCGGTTCACAGACGAGGAGGTGGACGAGCTGTACAGGGAAGCGCCTATTGACAAAAAGGGGAATTTCAATTACATTGAGTTCACGCGCATCCTTAAACATGGAGCAAAAGACAAAGATGACTGA
- the LOC102511070 gene encoding myosin regulatory light polypeptide 9 isoform X2 — protein sequence MSSKRAKTKTTKKRPQRATSNVFAMFDQSQIQEFKEAFNMIDQNRDGFIDKEDLHDMLASLGKNPTDEYLDAMMNEAPGPINFTMFLTMFGEKLNGTDPEDVIRNAFACFDEEATGTIQEDYLRELLTTMGDRFTDEEVDELYREAPIDKKGNFNYIEFTRILKHGAKDKDD from the exons ATGTCGAGCAAAAGAGCAAAGACCAAGACCACCAAGAAGCGCCCCCAGCGCGCAACTTCCAACGTGTTCGCCATGTTTGACCAGTCACAGATTCAGGAGTTCAAGGAGGCCTTCAACATGATAGATCAGAACAGAGACGGTTTCATCGACAAGGAGGATCTGCATGATATGCTTGCCTCCTTGG gaaaaaatcCAACCGATGAGTATCTGGACGCCATGATGAATGAGGCTCCAGGCCCCATAAATTTCACCATGTTTCTCACAATGTTTGGTGAAAAGTTAAATGGCACAGATCCAGAAGATGTCATCAGAAACGCTTTTGCTTGCTTTGATGAAGAAGCAACTG GCACCATTCAGGAGGATTACCTGAGGGAGCTGCTGACGACCATGGGCGATCGGTTCACAGACGAGGAGGTGGACGAGCTGTACAGGGAAGCGCCTATTGACAAAAAGGGGAATTTCAATTACATTGAGTTCACGCGCATCCTTAAACATGGAGCAAAAGACAAAGATGACTGA